A genomic segment from Anaerobaca lacustris encodes:
- a CDS encoding tagaturonate epimerase family protein: MMLGKYSFGIGDRFGRQGKAQLAALVRAKEAGIDVTPVWNKSYREHSIIGTEPGDVRREADAAVAACGWDGPYFVDADHIGLGNVDRFMEASDFFTLDVADVIGQQAREADVDAFVSRHEALVGTLRIDGIERDLDVGAADLKAIASKYLAAVKEAGKIYRHIESHKGAGRFVTEVSMDETDTPQTPAELLVILAAVADEGIPAQTVAPKFSGRFNKGVDYVGDRDVFAGEFEQHMAVIAYAIGRFGLPKDLKLSVHSGSDKFSIYEPIQQALRRFDAGLHLKTAGTTWLEELIGLASAGDDGLAIAKEIYRQALARIDELCGPYATVIEVNKTRLPDPQVVARWDGPLFAQALRHDPFCACYNPHLRQLLHVAYKIAAEMGPRFIEALERHEDAIAVHVTANLYDRHIRPLLLD; this comes from the coding sequence ATGATGCTGGGAAAGTACTCATTCGGAATTGGAGACCGGTTCGGTCGTCAGGGCAAAGCCCAGCTCGCCGCACTGGTCAGAGCGAAAGAGGCTGGAATCGATGTGACGCCTGTGTGGAACAAGTCGTATCGGGAGCACTCCATCATTGGGACCGAGCCGGGCGACGTACGGCGGGAGGCCGACGCAGCGGTGGCGGCTTGCGGCTGGGACGGGCCGTATTTTGTCGATGCCGATCACATCGGCCTGGGCAACGTGGATCGGTTTATGGAGGCCAGCGATTTTTTCACGCTCGATGTGGCGGATGTTATCGGACAACAAGCCAGGGAGGCTGATGTCGATGCCTTTGTCTCGCGGCACGAGGCCCTGGTCGGTACCCTCCGCATCGATGGGATTGAGAGGGACCTTGACGTCGGTGCCGCCGATCTGAAAGCGATCGCCTCGAAGTATCTCGCCGCCGTCAAGGAGGCGGGCAAGATCTACCGCCACATCGAGTCGCATAAGGGCGCCGGGCGGTTTGTGACGGAAGTGTCGATGGATGAGACGGATACGCCGCAGACGCCGGCTGAGCTGCTCGTGATCCTGGCCGCGGTGGCCGACGAGGGCATTCCCGCCCAGACCGTGGCGCCGAAGTTCAGCGGTCGCTTCAACAAGGGCGTCGATTACGTGGGCGACCGCGACGTCTTCGCCGGCGAGTTCGAGCAACACATGGCTGTGATCGCGTACGCGATCGGCCGCTTCGGCCTGCCGAAAGACCTCAAGCTCAGCGTCCACTCAGGCAGCGACAAGTTCTCTATCTATGAACCGATTCAGCAGGCGTTGCGGAGGTTCGACGCAGGACTGCATTTGAAGACCGCCGGAACGACCTGGTTGGAGGAGCTGATCGGCCTGGCCTCGGCCGGCGACGACGGTCTGGCGATTGCGAAAGAGATCTACCGCCAGGCCTTGGCCCGTATCGATGAGCTGTGCGGGCCGTACGCCACCGTCATCGAGGTCAACAAGACCAGGCTGCCCGATCCGCAGGTCGTCGCCAGGTGGGACGGGCCGCTGTTTGCGCAGGCCCTCCGGCACGACCCGTTCTGCGCCTGCTACAACCCGCACCTTCGCCAACTGCTGCACGTCGCCTATAAGATCGCGGCCGAGATGGGCCCGCGATTCATCGAGGCGCTGGAGCGACACGAAGACGCGATTGCCGTCCACGTGACCGCGAACCTCTACGACCGCCACATTCGCCCGCTCCTGCTGGATTGA
- a CDS encoding tetratricopeptide repeat protein: MTGERKSRKTPATGSMPAFLLFAVASLVLAGCATTTQSTVDSTGVVPSEKGERELLADIERKFENPQAHYELGRLYARSRQWSKAEYHYNNALGFDPALRAAQAGLVKLFVDQGQSAKAEQFASSYIRTLEISRHERELLRLAWEFEKVGLDEYALRCFRQALAIAPDSFEANKQMGFYYLGKNDTARARQYLSRSFEINPRQPDVAGALGTLGVVVESPESPPMTMERR; the protein is encoded by the coding sequence ATGACGGGGGAACGCAAGAGCAGGAAAACGCCGGCGACCGGAAGCATGCCCGCGTTCTTGCTTTTCGCAGTCGCTTCGCTTGTCCTTGCCGGTTGCGCCACAACGACGCAGAGCACGGTTGATTCGACCGGTGTGGTCCCATCCGAAAAAGGCGAGCGGGAACTTCTTGCCGACATCGAACGAAAGTTCGAGAATCCCCAGGCGCACTATGAATTGGGCCGGTTGTACGCGCGGTCCAGGCAGTGGAGCAAAGCGGAGTATCACTACAACAACGCGCTGGGGTTCGATCCGGCGTTGCGGGCGGCCCAGGCGGGGCTGGTCAAGCTGTTCGTGGATCAGGGTCAGAGCGCCAAGGCCGAGCAGTTCGCTTCCAGTTACATCCGAACGTTGGAGATTTCGCGCCACGAGCGCGAGTTGTTGCGGCTGGCGTGGGAATTCGAGAAAGTCGGCTTGGATGAGTACGCTTTGCGGTGCTTCAGGCAGGCGCTGGCGATCGCGCCGGACTCCTTCGAAGCCAACAAGCAAATGGGCTTCTACTACCTCGGAAAGAACGACACGGCCAGGGCCAGGCAGTATTTGAGTCGGAGTTTCGAAATCAACCCCAGGCAGCCCGACGTCGCCGGGGCGCTCGGTACGCTTGGGGTCGTTGTCGAATCGCCCGAATCGCCGCCGATGACGATGGAGAGAAGGTAA
- a CDS encoding RNA polymerase sigma factor, which produces MQGYDWKRIAEEHASAVWQTAYRLLRNQADAADCFQETFLAAFELSQRQPVHNIRGLLLRLATTRSIDQLRRRMRETRREADDDNGHHVASARPGPDAEAENVELAARLRAAIGQLPSQEAKVFCLRHFSDLSYREIAKELQITTSAAGVLLHRAKARLRGILEPVEAEETRLPYEA; this is translated from the coding sequence TTGCAGGGGTACGACTGGAAGAGAATCGCTGAGGAACACGCGTCGGCCGTGTGGCAGACCGCCTATCGTCTGCTTCGCAACCAGGCGGATGCGGCCGACTGCTTTCAGGAGACCTTCCTGGCCGCCTTTGAGCTTTCGCAGCGTCAGCCGGTGCACAACATTCGCGGCCTGTTACTGCGTCTGGCCACGACGCGATCGATCGACCAATTGCGCCGGCGCATGCGGGAGACACGTCGGGAAGCGGATGACGACAATGGCCATCATGTGGCCAGCGCCCGCCCTGGGCCCGATGCAGAGGCCGAGAACGTGGAGTTGGCCGCTCGATTGCGCGCAGCGATCGGCCAGCTCCCGTCGCAGGAAGCGAAAGTGTTTTGCCTGCGGCACTTTAGCGATTTGAGCTACCGGGAGATCGCCAAGGAACTCCAAATCACCACCAGCGCCGCCGGCGTGCTGCTGCATCGCGCAAAGGCCAGGTTGCGCGGTATTCTTGAACCCGTCGAGGCCGAAGAAACGAGGTTGCCTTATGAAGCCTGA
- a CDS encoding alpha/beta hydrolase family protein, with amino-acid sequence MNGITRIRHSHMALPLLIVFSVIASCQAGVPDGSPVREEEMDVSRDDVRLSGTLTLPVGEGPFPVVVLISGSGPQNRDWDFDWNGEYLMGRIFANDLARHRIAVFRYDDRGTGKSTGQGEDIRDLTQDVLSIVESLRKKTVIGPVGLCGHSLGAAVALHTAAACDGIDFLILLSPPLVTGKEIMLAQAREMPDMYRSSKEQTNEEASLDGMEFVRSIADVSGDDQTREKAISIFVKIFRYHSANSTADDQSTSNDAEERLRKDAQNLVEHFRSPGNQFFLHYDPVSDLKGVACPIAVLFGEGDRHVKLDVNLKPLLDGVTQSTISNFTLKVVPEINHFYTCPPHRTKGQMYPGVTDFLGRWILNSI; translated from the coding sequence ATGAACGGCATTACCCGAATTCGGCATTCCCATATGGCTTTACCCTTGCTCATCGTATTCTCTGTTATCGCTTCGTGTCAGGCCGGTGTGCCCGACGGATCCCCTGTCCGAGAAGAGGAGATGGACGTCTCGCGTGATGACGTTCGCTTGTCGGGAACGCTCACGCTCCCTGTCGGCGAGGGACCGTTCCCGGTTGTGGTACTCATCAGTGGATCGGGACCACAGAATCGGGATTGGGATTTTGACTGGAACGGAGAGTATTTGATGGGCCGGATTTTCGCGAACGATCTGGCTCGCCATAGGATCGCCGTGTTTCGATACGACGACCGTGGAACCGGCAAGTCCACAGGCCAAGGCGAGGACATTCGTGACTTGACCCAGGACGTTCTGAGCATCGTGGAATCTCTGCGGAAGAAGACGGTGATTGGGCCGGTGGGTCTTTGTGGTCACAGCCTGGGTGCGGCTGTCGCGCTGCACACCGCGGCGGCATGCGATGGAATCGACTTCCTGATCCTGCTTTCCCCCCCTTTGGTCACAGGCAAAGAAATCATGCTCGCCCAGGCCAGAGAAATGCCGGACATGTATCGTTCTTCAAAAGAACAGACGAACGAAGAGGCGAGCCTGGACGGCATGGAATTCGTGCGAAGCATTGCGGATGTCAGCGGAGATGACCAAACCCGGGAGAAGGCCATCTCCATCTTCGTGAAGATCTTTCGCTACCACTCGGCCAACTCGACAGCCGACGACCAGAGCACGAGCAACGATGCCGAAGAGCGCCTCCGCAAAGACGCGCAGAACCTCGTCGAACACTTTCGCTCACCCGGCAATCAGTTCTTTCTGCACTACGATCCTGTTTCAGATTTGAAGGGCGTCGCGTGTCCGATTGCCGTTCTTTTTGGCGAAGGCGACCGGCACGTCAAACTTGATGTGAACCTCAAACCGCTGCTCGATGGGGTGACACAGTCCACGATCTCCAATTTCACCTTGAAAGTCGTCCCGGAGATCAATCACTTTTACACTTGTCCGCCCCACCGTACGAAAGGACAAATGTATCCAGGAGTCACGGACTTCTTAGGGCGGTGGATTCTCAATTCCATCTGA
- the gyrB gene encoding DNA topoisomerase (ATP-hydrolyzing) subunit B, which yields MDAHKYDASSIKVLGGVEAVRKRPDMYIGDRGVGGLHHLVYEVLDNSIDEALAGACDEITVRIQVDGTCSVEDNGRGIPVEMHKDVKLSALEVVLTTLHAGGKFDSDSYKVAGGLHGVGVSVVNALSEWLEADVYRDGHHYHFECERGKRRGPMEVIGTTTKRGTKITFKPDEQIFGELDFNSDTLLKRIREMAYLNAGLKIIFRDDRLKKKEEFKFDDGIKAFVTHLNEGKNVLHSDVIYMKKEDGEAMLSCEVAMQYNDAYNDNVLVFANNIRNIDGGTHLSGFRTALTRTMNAYARNNNLLKEGHATTGDDLREGLTAVVAVKLADPHFEAQTKVRLTNPEVGSFVETVVNEQLGHYLEEHPSDAKRILNKAIQAAAAREAARKARELTRRKGALGNANLPGKLWDCASKERATTEIFIVEGDSAGGSAKGGRDRTIQAILPLRGKILNVEKARLEKMLGHEEIRTMISAFGTGIGTDEFDVAKCRYGKIILMTDADVDGAHIRTLLLTFLFRQMPVLFDRRMVYIAQPPLYEVRSKGKKKSEYVLTENEMRRRMMERGLEGTSLAIREGMAAAEQTDGAPKKAPTFQIRKLTDEQFSELVRMLADAERIVGVLDRRGITFTKFHQAHYDGEKLPRFVIRYQGREEAYYEAADYEKRLDEIGEGKRLAAENGDEAEESHVMAEELHEVARINQIGERLRSDFNLDLNDFLLTEEKTESGESLPTKFQLIHGDDMYEIASLGGICPGIRQIGGKGIDIKRFKGLGEMNADQLWDTTMNPATRTLLSVRLDDAGEADRLFSILMGDDVEKRRKFIQDHALEVQNLDV from the coding sequence ATGGATGCACACAAATATGATGCCAGCAGCATCAAGGTTCTGGGGGGTGTGGAGGCCGTTCGCAAACGCCCGGACATGTACATAGGCGATCGTGGGGTCGGCGGCCTGCACCACCTGGTGTATGAAGTGCTCGACAACTCGATCGACGAGGCCCTGGCGGGCGCGTGCGATGAGATCACCGTACGCATCCAGGTCGACGGGACCTGTTCGGTCGAGGACAACGGGCGCGGGATTCCGGTTGAGATGCACAAGGACGTCAAGCTCAGTGCACTCGAGGTTGTGCTCACCACGCTGCACGCCGGCGGCAAGTTCGACAGCGATAGCTACAAGGTCGCCGGGGGATTGCACGGGGTGGGCGTCAGCGTGGTGAACGCGCTGAGCGAGTGGCTCGAAGCCGACGTGTACAGGGACGGGCACCATTATCACTTCGAGTGCGAGCGCGGCAAACGCCGTGGACCGATGGAGGTCATCGGGACCACGACGAAACGCGGCACGAAGATCACCTTCAAGCCGGATGAACAGATCTTCGGTGAGCTGGATTTCAACTCCGACACCTTGCTCAAGCGGATTCGCGAGATGGCGTACCTCAACGCCGGTCTCAAAATCATCTTCCGCGACGACCGCCTCAAGAAGAAGGAGGAGTTCAAGTTCGATGACGGAATCAAGGCCTTCGTCACCCACCTCAACGAGGGCAAGAACGTCCTGCACAGCGACGTCATTTACATGAAGAAGGAAGACGGCGAGGCGATGCTCAGTTGCGAGGTCGCCATGCAGTACAACGATGCGTACAACGACAACGTGCTCGTCTTCGCCAACAACATCCGCAACATCGACGGCGGCACACACTTGTCCGGCTTTCGCACCGCGTTGACGCGGACAATGAATGCTTATGCGAGAAACAACAACCTGCTCAAAGAGGGTCACGCCACGACGGGCGACGACCTTCGTGAGGGGCTGACGGCGGTTGTCGCGGTGAAGCTCGCCGATCCGCACTTCGAAGCCCAGACGAAGGTCCGCCTGACCAACCCCGAGGTCGGCAGTTTCGTCGAGACGGTCGTCAACGAGCAATTGGGCCATTATCTCGAAGAACACCCGTCCGACGCCAAGCGCATTCTCAACAAGGCGATCCAGGCAGCGGCGGCGCGGGAGGCGGCGCGCAAGGCCCGCGAACTGACCCGGCGCAAGGGTGCTCTGGGCAACGCCAACCTGCCCGGCAAGCTTTGGGACTGTGCCAGCAAGGAACGGGCCACGACAGAGATCTTCATCGTCGAGGGCGATTCGGCCGGTGGATCGGCCAAAGGCGGCCGCGACCGAACGATTCAGGCCATCCTGCCACTGCGGGGCAAGATCTTGAACGTGGAGAAGGCACGCCTGGAGAAGATGCTCGGTCACGAGGAAATCCGGACGATGATCAGTGCGTTCGGCACCGGAATCGGCACGGATGAATTCGACGTGGCCAAGTGCCGCTACGGCAAGATCATCCTGATGACCGATGCCGACGTGGACGGCGCCCACATTCGCACGCTGCTGCTGACGTTCCTTTTCCGCCAGATGCCGGTGCTGTTCGACCGGCGCATGGTATACATCGCGCAGCCGCCGTTGTATGAGGTCCGCTCGAAGGGCAAGAAGAAATCGGAGTACGTGCTGACCGAGAACGAGATGCGACGGCGTATGATGGAGCGCGGTCTTGAAGGGACCTCTTTGGCGATTCGCGAAGGCATGGCGGCGGCCGAGCAGACCGACGGCGCGCCGAAGAAGGCGCCGACCTTCCAGATCCGCAAGCTCACCGACGAACAGTTCAGTGAGCTGGTCAGGATGCTGGCGGACGCCGAACGCATCGTCGGTGTCCTGGATCGCCGGGGGATCACGTTTACGAAGTTCCACCAGGCGCACTACGATGGCGAGAAGCTGCCGCGTTTCGTGATCCGCTACCAAGGGCGCGAGGAAGCCTACTACGAAGCCGCCGACTACGAGAAACGCCTCGACGAGATCGGAGAAGGCAAGCGCCTGGCCGCCGAGAACGGCGACGAGGCGGAAGAATCACACGTGATGGCCGAGGAGCTCCATGAGGTCGCCCGGATCAACCAGATCGGCGAGAGGCTCAGGAGCGATTTCAATCTCGATCTGAACGACTTCCTGCTGACCGAGGAGAAGACCGAGTCGGGTGAATCGCTGCCGACCAAATTCCAGCTCATTCACGGCGACGATATGTACGAGATTGCCTCCCTGGGCGGGATTTGTCCGGGCATTCGCCAGATCGGGGGCAAGGGGATCGACATCAAGCGGTTCAAAGGGCTCGGCGAGATGAACGCCGATCAACTCTGGGACACGACGATGAACCCGGCGACGCGGACGTTGCTGAGCGTGCGGCTCGACGACGCCGGAGAGGCCGACCGGCTGTTCAGCATCCTCATGGGCGACGACGTCGAGAAACGCCGCAAGTTCATCCAGGACCATGCCTTAGAGGTCCAAAACCTCGACGTATAG
- a CDS encoding DUF721 domain-containing protein translates to MSGRTKAVEPCRLGDAIGDFVQRLAPVHARCDSLLEAWQNVLPEPLRRHCRIDGVSGGCLKVAVDAASYMYELQLCKAELLAELQRLCPGAALRRITIAMAPGGR, encoded by the coding sequence GTGAGCGGCCGTACAAAAGCAGTGGAGCCCTGCAGGCTGGGCGATGCGATTGGTGATTTCGTCCAACGGCTGGCACCGGTCCACGCCCGCTGTGATTCGCTGCTCGAGGCATGGCAGAATGTCCTGCCGGAACCGTTGCGGCGGCACTGTCGGATCGACGGCGTGAGCGGCGGATGTCTCAAAGTCGCGGTGGACGCGGCCAGCTATATGTACGAGCTGCAACTGTGCAAGGCCGAGCTCCTGGCCGAGCTTCAGCGGCTCTGTCCGGGAGCGGCTCTGCGGCGGATCACGATCGCGATGGCGCCTGGAGGCCGATAG
- the dnaN gene encoding DNA polymerase III subunit beta, whose product MRVTFNRAALAEALGLVISVVPSRTPKPVLKCVRIAASGKEVRICATNLEVGLNYLVSEVEIAREGEVVVEANHLADIVRTSAEDVLLLEATETTCEIRGADSRFTIYGQDPAQYPKVPSLEKGDVDLTITLEQLQLGIQQCLFATAKESSRYAINGVLWEVKGKKLLLVATDGRRLARCRVTLDKAPKERQAEQKIIVPARTMALLEKIASHDNEIVAVKLVDNQILISCSNVVISSNLVEGNFPKYEDIIPTDYDKSVKLSTEVALSAVRRASLLTSDESKGIKLSVKADTLVFSGSSPEAGAAEVSMPIEYSGEAIDIGFNPQFLLDVLKVIREPEFELALGQADRPGLIKSGSEFLYVLMPINLG is encoded by the coding sequence ATGAGAGTCACTTTCAACCGTGCCGCGCTGGCCGAAGCCCTCGGACTGGTGATTTCCGTGGTGCCAAGCCGGACGCCGAAGCCTGTCTTGAAGTGCGTTCGCATCGCTGCCTCGGGCAAGGAGGTCAGGATCTGTGCGACGAATCTTGAAGTCGGGCTGAATTACCTGGTCTCTGAGGTGGAGATCGCACGCGAGGGCGAAGTCGTCGTTGAGGCAAACCACCTCGCCGACATCGTGCGTACGAGCGCCGAGGATGTGCTTCTCCTGGAGGCAACGGAGACCACCTGTGAAATTCGCGGTGCGGACAGCCGCTTCACGATCTACGGTCAGGACCCCGCCCAGTATCCCAAAGTCCCATCGCTCGAAAAGGGCGACGTCGATTTGACGATCACACTCGAACAACTGCAATTGGGGATCCAACAGTGTCTCTTCGCCACGGCCAAGGAGAGTAGCCGCTACGCGATCAATGGTGTGTTGTGGGAGGTCAAAGGTAAGAAGCTCCTCCTTGTGGCGACGGACGGACGGCGACTGGCGCGTTGCCGGGTTACGCTCGACAAGGCCCCAAAAGAACGTCAGGCAGAGCAGAAGATCATCGTACCGGCCAGGACGATGGCGCTTCTTGAGAAGATCGCCTCCCATGACAACGAAATCGTAGCGGTGAAGCTGGTTGACAATCAAATATTGATAAGTTGCTCTAATGTTGTTATCAGTTCCAATCTGGTCGAGGGGAACTTCCCGAAATACGAAGACATCATCCCGACAGATTACGACAAGAGCGTGAAGCTTTCGACCGAGGTCGCGCTGAGTGCGGTGCGTCGTGCATCGCTATTGACCAGTGACGAGTCCAAGGGCATCAAACTGTCGGTGAAAGCCGACACGCTGGTCTTCTCCGGCAGTTCGCCGGAAGCCGGGGCTGCTGAGGTCAGCATGCCCATTGAGTATAGCGGGGAAGCGATCGACATTGGGTTCAATCCGCAGTTTTTACTCGATGTCCTCAAGGTGATACGCGAGCCGGAGTTCGAGCTTGCGTTAGGGCAGGCGGATCGACCCGGGCTGATCAAGAGTGGCTCGGAGTTCCTGTACGTTCTGATGCCCATCAACCTCGGCTGA